The region TGGAAATTTATTTGATATCGGATTTAGAATTGGCGACGGTATAGAAACTCCAGACGATTTGTTTATGTCTGATGGTCCTTGGGGATATGATGATGCAGCACCAACAACTACAGTCACTCGTTTTATAGTAGAACCTAACGAAACTAGTTTTGAAACCGATGAATATGGCGTAGAACGCAATATTAATTTAGAAGCCAAAACTAGTGAATATATAGCTGCATATAGAGCTTTAACACCCAAGTTTACACCAATAGATTTAACCAATTATAAAAGTGTTAAGTTGAATGCAAAAGGGACTGGAACATTGATTGTGAGATTGGTAAAAGCACAAATAGATTCTTGGGATATGCAGTACAAAACTAGTATTGAGTTAACAGATCAATTAAATGAGTATACACTACTGTTTTCTGATTTTAAATCTGTTACTGGTGAAGCATTAGATGCTAGCGATATTACCTCTGTAGTGTTTACTATGTTGGCAGATGGAGACGAAGCAAGTGTTAAACAGATGGATATACAACACTTAAGATTTTCTAAAGATTCTAAAACCTTAGGGGTGGATCATACCGTGTTTGATGAAAGTACTCATCCGTTTGCTTACCCAAATCCTATGCAATCTCAAACCAAAATCCATTTTACAGCACAGCGTTCAGAAGCTGTAGAGCTATTGGTTTATAATCAAGTAGGAGCATTAGTAAAACAAATCGCTTTTAATGCTGTAAAAGGAGACAATTCAATAGAATTAAATAGAGCACAGTTAAGCTCTGGAATGTACATCTGTAAAATTAATAGTGATACACCTTATAAAACGATTAAGCTACTCGTGAAATAATTAATAGCAATTCTCCTGTAGTTTGGGCAAAAGACGTCAAGTTTTTTGCCCTTTTTTTTATGAGAAAATAGTAATGCGTTTAAATACAAATACAAGTAATACATAAATTACATATATGTAGTTATAAAACGTAATCTATTTCTATTGTGTTTTGTCTGTAATAGCATTCAATCGAAATAAACAAGCACTTTATTTAAGTATTATTATCTCTGAAACAATTAAAGCTAGAGTAAAACAAGCTGTTATTATTACTCAATTGATGGTTTGTAATAATGTTTTTTGCTGTGATCAGTCGTCTTTAAATGTATTGTATTTAGATGAAGCAGAAGAGATCTTATACGGTAATACGAATTTTAAGTTGTGAATATATCAGCATAAAGCTAATTAGGCATTGTATTTTGCAGTTAAATTTGTTTGATACAATATTCGTAAAGATGGATTGAGGTAAATTTGTAGTAAAGCGTAACATTATTTGTAAAACGATTTCAAAATTAAAATAATACGTTGCTGTTATTATTATTGCATTGATGGTTTGAAGTAATACTTTTACTCTAATCTATCGTTTCTACATGCATCTTTATCAAGATGAAGCAGATGACTCTGTAAATTACCATAAATTTGAAGTCACGGATGTACCAATATAAAGCTAATAAGTACTACGTTTTATTTGTGAATATATATATGAAGATAAGTAATTTTAATATGATAATTAAATCTGTTCGTGATAATATTTGTAATGATGAAGTGGAGCAGAATAGTTTAAAAATACTATAAAGCGTATAATTACACTTGTAATTTGTGGAGCATATTCGTAACACACAAATTAGTCCTGTAATTATAAATTTAAGTAATAATACGTACGTAAAGAGGGAGTAATTTTATAGTGTTTTAATTGTAAGTGTATTATCTAAATAAAGGTTTATCAAAAAGATACCATTTAAAACGTAACCCAATTTCTGTATAATTAAAACCAGCAGCAGTTGCAGATGCAATATTACTCTGTGTACCATAGATATTTAATAAGGCACGTTCTGTAAATTTATATCCTAATTTTCCTTGTATACGGTAGGTTAGTTGGCTACCATCATCTTCTATAAATTGTAAACCAGAAGCCGCAGTTAGCTCATAGTACCAAGATTTAGCTTTCGTTATATCTTCATTTTTAATAATATTAGCAAAAATTTCTACAGCATTAAATTTTTCCGGACTAAAGTAAATGTCTGGTACTTGATTTTTAAAAGTTATGTATTGGTAATTCAATCCAACTTTTAAAGCTGGTTTACTCATAATGTTATAGTATAACGACGTAAATAATAAGTTTCTAGTGTTATCGTCGTTTTGCCAAGTATAATAATACTGCGTAAACCATCCTATGTTAAAATTGGTACTTAAATTGTAGTTTGCATACAAGTTGTTCATGACTATTTCACGTTCTAATAATTCTGCATTAAAACTTTGAATTTCACTTTTGTAACCAATATCTAAAACTTGTAATTTAAAAGGTTTAATATGTACACTTAAGTCTGTAACAAACTGGGTATAATCGTGTGTATTGGCTTTGGCCGAGGTCACACCAGCTAAACCTTTAAAGGTTACGTTTGGTAACATTTGGTATGCTAAACCAAAAGATAAATCGTGAGATTTAGCATCGTTATCTGTTACTTTATTACTCGTAGATCTATGGCTGTATTGGGCTAACCATTTAAAAGTTGTAGAGGTTGGGAGTTCTATATTTGTTAATATGGCATAGGCGTTGTTATCACCATTGTCAAAAGAATAATACGCTTTTGTTTCCCAAAACGGCGTAAAATTGGTGTTTAACGTTTTTATAAAATGAGTTGCATCTTTCTGTTTATCGTAAAAAGTTAAAGTGTTTTCTGCAGCTTTATAAGCATCATTGTAATATCCTAAAGCTTTAAGTGCATTGGCTTTACCTAAATTGCCATCAAAAGAAGTACTGTCGTTTTCTAAAATTATATTATAATCATTTACACTTTTCTTAAAATCGCTTTTATAAATGTTTAATGTTGCACGTAAAGCTAATATCCAATTTTCATTAGGTTGCGATGTCATTAATTCAGAGATAAGTTTATCTGCTTCAGTATATTTTTTATTCCAAATTAAAGCTTGTATATAGCGCTCTGTAGTGGCTTGTATGAGTTCTGGTTGTGTTTCAGAAATTAAGCTGCTGTATGCTTGTTGGCTAATTGCTAAGGCTTTTTTTTCTTTGCCATTCAAATGAGCCACGAGTGCCAAACCATTTAAAGTCGTTAACCTGTATGTCGGTTGTTCAGCTAAAATATTATAAGTCGCTTCTGCTGCTTCTAAACGATTGGCTATAAGGTATAAGTTCGCTAAATTAATTAAAGTGTCTGCATCATTTTTAAACAAACTAAGATTTTCTTTTAGTAAACGCTCAGCTTCATCATAATTTTGTGCTTGTTGATTTTGGTACGCATAGCCTAAATAGATGTATTTTTTAGAGGTTAAGGCGTTAGCATTTCCAGGTAATACATCTAATGCTTTATTTACATAAATTAAAGCACTATCATATATTTTAAGATTAGATAGTGTATTTGCATATCCTAAAAGGGCAGGGAAACTTGTTGAATTTTCTTCAATTAAAATTTCATAAAAATCTTTGGCTTGTAAGTAGTTTTTATTCCATAATAAAGATTCAGCATAATTTAATTTAATTTCAAAATCATCAGGGTAAGTGTTTAGTAATTCTGTAAATAAGGCTACCGCGTGTTCAGACTCGCCTTGTAAACCCACAGCACGACCATAGCATAATTTAGCAGTTTTATTGTTGGGGTATGATTTTAAAACCGATTTAAAGAAGGATTCTGCTTGGGCATATTTACCTGTTTCTAAATATGTGAATCCCTCTTGCATATCTTGTGCATTTACAAAACTAGAGATACAAATAAGGCATATTACAATAATATATTTATAGGTCATTTTAATTGCTTTTTTACTTACTGCAAGTTAAACAAACCATTTCAATCATTCATCTACAGCAAATTACCACTCGCCGAAATATAATGGTACTCTGTTGATTCTTAAAAGATATTTGCATGAGTAAAACAGCTATTTATACAACATAGTGTTTATGTTAGAAGTGCTTTTTTAGATATGTTTTACTTGAGGTTAAACTTTAAAGTTATGTATAAGAATCCGATTATTTCAAAATTGAAAACAAATAAAATAACACCAGAACAATTATTTATGTTAAGTGTATTAATTGTAAATGGTGGGAATTATTTATATAATTTAATATTAGGACGTTTATTAGGTCCGGAACACTTTGCAGATGCGGCTGTATTAATTACTTTTTTATTGGTATTATCTTTTGTTGCTATGACATTTCAGCTGGTTACTGCAAAATTTTCAGTAGTATTTGAAGGCATCGTATTTAAAAATTTTATAGGGAAAATCTATAAAAATGCACTTTTAGTGGGTGTGTGTTGTGGTTTTATAATTATATTGTGTTCTACACAATTACAGCAACTATTTAACACGTCGAGTGCAACTATGTTTGTGATTTTTGGTATTGGAGTGCCTTTATACTTTTTAATGAGTGTTAATAGAGGTGTGTTTCAGGGAAAAAAAGATTTTAAACTATTATCTATAACCTATCAAGGGGAAATGTTAAGTAGACTTATTATAACATTAGGCTTGTTATTTTTATTAAAAATTCCATCATCAACAATAATTTCTATAGGTATTTTAATTTCATTTCTGTTTGGATTAATACCTTTTAAAATAGAGCATTTAACGCTTAAAAAAACAGTTTTAGCCGTATCAGACTCAAAAAATATTACGTCTTTTTTTATGTTAACTGCGTTTTATGAATTGACTCAGATTATAATTAATAATAGCGATATTTTATTAGTTAAACATTATTTTGACTCTTATGAGGCAGGTTTGTATGCCTCTTTAGCTTTAATAGGCCGAATTGTATATTTTGTAGCATGGATGTTTGTAATGTTGTTATTACCAACCGTGATTACGCTTCAAAAAGAAGGAAAGGATACTGCTCCAATTTTATTTAAATATGTGGGGTATATTGCAACCATAGCCTTAGTTATTGTATTGGTTTGTGCGTTGCTTCCAAAACTTATGATTACCATTTTGTTTGGAGATAGCTATTTGGCCATGGCTCCATTATTATGGAAATATGCGTGGGCTACAGGAATGTTTGCCGTGTCTAATATTTTTGCTTATTACTACTTGTCGTTAGATAAATATATTCCTGTAATTATATCAGGTTTGTTTGGTATGTTACAAATGCTTTTGGTAGTTTTTTACCACAATACTTTAGAGCAAGTTGTACACATGCAAATTATTGCAATGGTATCTTTATTAGTGATTCAGATTTTGTTTTTTCTGTTAAGTCGTAAAACCTTAAACTAAAGTAATTTACCATTCGTCTATACTAACAGGGCTTCTATCTAAACTCCGCTTCTTAATCTAAATTTATACACCATATTTGTATTATAATTAAACCATATTAATCATGAAATTAGCTATTGTAACCGCATATCCTCCTAGTAAAGTGACTTTAAATGAATACGCTTACCATTTAGTAAAGCATTTTAGACAGAAGAAAGATGTTACCGAACTTGTTTTACTTACAGATAAAACAGAAGGAGTTAAAGATTTGGAGTTTCAAGAAGATGGTTGTAAAATATCTGTAAAAGAATGTTGGTCTTTCAATAGTTATACAAATTTATATTCGGTATCGCGAGCTATTCGTAAAGCAAAACCAGATGCCGTTTTATTTAATTTACAATTTATGAAGTTTGGTGATAAAAAAGTA is a window of Formosa sediminum DNA encoding:
- a CDS encoding tetratricopeptide repeat protein — its product is MTYKYIIVICLICISSFVNAQDMQEGFTYLETGKYAQAESFFKSVLKSYPNNKTAKLCYGRAVGLQGESEHAVALFTELLNTYPDDFEIKLNYAESLLWNKNYLQAKDFYEILIEENSTSFPALLGYANTLSNLKIYDSALIYVNKALDVLPGNANALTSKKYIYLGYAYQNQQAQNYDEAERLLKENLSLFKNDADTLINLANLYLIANRLEAAEATYNILAEQPTYRLTTLNGLALVAHLNGKEKKALAISQQAYSSLISETQPELIQATTERYIQALIWNKKYTEADKLISELMTSQPNENWILALRATLNIYKSDFKKSVNDYNIILENDSTSFDGNLGKANALKALGYYNDAYKAAENTLTFYDKQKDATHFIKTLNTNFTPFWETKAYYSFDNGDNNAYAILTNIELPTSTTFKWLAQYSHRSTSNKVTDNDAKSHDLSFGLAYQMLPNVTFKGLAGVTSAKANTHDYTQFVTDLSVHIKPFKLQVLDIGYKSEIQSFNAELLEREIVMNNLYANYNLSTNFNIGWFTQYYYTWQNDDNTRNLLFTSLYYNIMSKPALKVGLNYQYITFKNQVPDIYFSPEKFNAVEIFANIIKNEDITKAKSWYYELTAASGLQFIEDDGSQLTYRIQGKLGYKFTERALLNIYGTQSNIASATAAGFNYTEIGLRFKWYLFDKPLFR
- a CDS encoding oligosaccharide flippase family protein, translated to MYKNPIISKLKTNKITPEQLFMLSVLIVNGGNYLYNLILGRLLGPEHFADAAVLITFLLVLSFVAMTFQLVTAKFSVVFEGIVFKNFIGKIYKNALLVGVCCGFIIILCSTQLQQLFNTSSATMFVIFGIGVPLYFLMSVNRGVFQGKKDFKLLSITYQGEMLSRLIITLGLLFLLKIPSSTIISIGILISFLFGLIPFKIEHLTLKKTVLAVSDSKNITSFFMLTAFYELTQIIINNSDILLVKHYFDSYEAGLYASLALIGRIVYFVAWMFVMLLLPTVITLQKEGKDTAPILFKYVGYIATIALVIVLVCALLPKLMITILFGDSYLAMAPLLWKYAWATGMFAVSNIFAYYYLSLDKYIPVIISGLFGMLQMLLVVFYHNTLEQVVHMQIIAMVSLLVIQILFFLLSRKTLN